A part of Catharus ustulatus isolate bCatUst1 chromosome 8, bCatUst1.pri.v2, whole genome shotgun sequence genomic DNA contains:
- the FFAR4 gene encoding free fatty acid receptor 4 isoform X2 encodes MPMSRRTPGGNRTYFPFFSDFRGHNVTALRIGESSALVFIFLLSLAGNVWGICLLVRQHRLLFAANCLVLNLFCADLLFITAMPFIAVVRWTESWELGDAVCHLLFYVVSLSGAVIILSLTAVSLERVLSIARLRHAAFRRRKDIKICTLDWPTTAGEIVWDTTFAVVFFLIPGVVIVISYSKILQITKASRRSLNAGLAYSEHHQIRVSQQDYKLFRSLFLLMISFFIMWSPIIVIIFLILVQNFKEDLNILPSVFFWIALFTFANSAVNPILYNVAYFRRKFQEILLCCTGNPERHGAGTETTVRRSKREQPHLSFITR; translated from the exons CGATGTCCAGGCGCACACCAGGAGGGAACAGGACCTATTTCCCCTTCTTCTCGGACTTCAGGGGCCACAATGTGACGGCCCTGCGCATCGGCGAGTCGTCTGCCCTGGTCTTCATCTTCCTGCTGTCGTTGGCGGGAAACGTCTGGGGCATCTGCCTGCTGGTGAGGCAGCACCGCCTGCTCTTCGCCGCCAACTGCCTCGTCCTCAACCTCTTCTGCGCCGACCTGCTCTTCATCACCGCCATGCCCTTCATCGCCGTCGTGCGCTGGACCGAGTCCTGGGAGCTGGGCGACGCCGTCTGCCACCTGCTCTTCTATGTGGTGAGCCTGAGCGGCGCCGTCATCATCCTCTCCCTGACGGCTGTCAGCCTGGAGCGCGTCCTCAGCATCGCCCGGCTGCGCCACGCCGCCTTCCGCCGCCGCAAG GATATAAAAATTTGCACCCTGGATTGGCCCACCACTGCAGGAGAAATAGTCTGGGATACGACCTTCGCcgttgttttctttctgatacCAGGAGTTGTCATTGTCATCAGTTACTCCAAAATCTTACAG ATTACAAAAGCATCGAGAAGAAGTTTAAATGCTGGTTTAGCCTACTCAGAACATCATCAGATTCGTGTTTCCCAGCAAGACTACAAACTATTCCGATCCCTTTTTCTGCTGATGATCTCTTTCTTCATTATGTGGAGCCCAATaatagtaattatttttttaattttagttcaGAACTTCAAagaagatttaaatattttgccatCAGTTTTCTTCTGGATAGCATTATTCACTTTTGCCAATTCTGCTGTCAATCCAATTCTGTATAATGTTGCCTATTTCAGACGtaaatttcaggaaattctTCTCTGTTGTACAGGGAACCCTGAAAGGCATGGAGCTGGTACAGAAACCACTGTCAGAAGAAGTAAACGTGAACAGCCACACTTGTCTTTCATTACCAGATAA
- the FFAR4 gene encoding free fatty acid receptor 4 isoform X1 has protein sequence MPMSRRTPGGNRTYFPFFSDFRGHNVTALRIGESSALVFIFLLSLAGNVWGICLLVRQHRLLFAANCLVLNLFCADLLFITAMPFIAVVRWTESWELGDAVCHLLFYVVSLSGAVIILSLTAVSLERVLSIARLRHAAFRRRKVLVAALLLIWSFAALFTLPLCCFFTVVQLPGPAGQDIKICTLDWPTTAGEIVWDTTFAVVFFLIPGVVIVISYSKILQITKASRRSLNAGLAYSEHHQIRVSQQDYKLFRSLFLLMISFFIMWSPIIVIIFLILVQNFKEDLNILPSVFFWIALFTFANSAVNPILYNVAYFRRKFQEILLCCTGNPERHGAGTETTVRRSKREQPHLSFITR, from the exons CGATGTCCAGGCGCACACCAGGAGGGAACAGGACCTATTTCCCCTTCTTCTCGGACTTCAGGGGCCACAATGTGACGGCCCTGCGCATCGGCGAGTCGTCTGCCCTGGTCTTCATCTTCCTGCTGTCGTTGGCGGGAAACGTCTGGGGCATCTGCCTGCTGGTGAGGCAGCACCGCCTGCTCTTCGCCGCCAACTGCCTCGTCCTCAACCTCTTCTGCGCCGACCTGCTCTTCATCACCGCCATGCCCTTCATCGCCGTCGTGCGCTGGACCGAGTCCTGGGAGCTGGGCGACGCCGTCTGCCACCTGCTCTTCTATGTGGTGAGCCTGAGCGGCGCCGTCATCATCCTCTCCCTGACGGCTGTCAGCCTGGAGCGCGTCCTCAGCATCGCCCGGCTGCGCCACGCCGCCTTCCGCCGCCGCAAGGTGCTGGTCGCCGCCTTGCTCCTCATCTGGAGCTTCGCCGCCCTCTTCACCCTCCcgctctgctgcttcttcaccGTGGTGCagctgcccggccccgccggccaG GATATAAAAATTTGCACCCTGGATTGGCCCACCACTGCAGGAGAAATAGTCTGGGATACGACCTTCGCcgttgttttctttctgatacCAGGAGTTGTCATTGTCATCAGTTACTCCAAAATCTTACAG ATTACAAAAGCATCGAGAAGAAGTTTAAATGCTGGTTTAGCCTACTCAGAACATCATCAGATTCGTGTTTCCCAGCAAGACTACAAACTATTCCGATCCCTTTTTCTGCTGATGATCTCTTTCTTCATTATGTGGAGCCCAATaatagtaattatttttttaattttagttcaGAACTTCAAagaagatttaaatattttgccatCAGTTTTCTTCTGGATAGCATTATTCACTTTTGCCAATTCTGCTGTCAATCCAATTCTGTATAATGTTGCCTATTTCAGACGtaaatttcaggaaattctTCTCTGTTGTACAGGGAACCCTGAAAGGCATGGAGCTGGTACAGAAACCACTGTCAGAAGAAGTAAACGTGAACAGCCACACTTGTCTTTCATTACCAGATAA
- the RBP4 gene encoding retinol-binding protein 4, translating into MWCVHALRYLQATLKSCYHIKGSFTILKICRALQESSGSCSGDNLALKRALWMQEGTNHEDWKRFWHDQAFRNMSRTLDRMAHTERALPWLLLLSLALLGSSTAERDCRVSSFKVKENFDKNRYSGTWYAMAKKDPEGLFLQDNVVAQFTVDENGQMTATAKGRVRLFNNWDVCADMIGSFTDTEDPAKFKMKYWGVASFLQKGNDDHWVVDTDYDTYALHYSCRQLNADGTCADSYSFVFSRDPKGLPPDALKIVRQRQMDLCLDRKYRVITHNGFCS; encoded by the exons ATGTGGTGTGTACATGCACTCAGGTATTTGCAGGCCACACTTAAGTCCTGCTACCACATAAAAGGCTCTTTCACCATCCTGAAGATCTGCAGGGCCCTGCAGGAATcttctgggagctgctctggagatAATTTAGCACTTAAGAGAGCCCTTTGGATGCAAGAGGGAACCAATCATGAAGACTGGAAGAGGTTCTGGCATGACCAGGCTTTCAGAAACATGAGCAGAACCTT ggacaggatggcCCACACAGagagagctctgccctggctgctgctgctgtcactggccttgctgggcagcagcactgcagagcgGGACTGCCGAGTAAGCAGCTTCAAAGTCAAGGAGAACTTCGACAAGAACAGG TACAGTGGCACCTGGTATGCTATGGCAAAAAAAGATCCTGAGGGGCTGTTTCTGCAGGACAATGTGGTTGCCCAGTTCACTGTAGATGAGAATGGACAAATGACTGCTACTGCAAAGGGCAGAGTCAGACTCTTCAA TAACTGGGATGTCTGTGCTGACATGATCGGCTCTTTCACTGACACAGAGGATCCTGCCAAGTTCAAGATGAAGTACTGGGGTGTCGCCTCTTTTCTGCAGAAAGGAA ATGACGATCACTGGGTAGTGGACACAGATTACGACACATACGCTCTTCATTACTCCTGCCGCCAACTAAATGCAGATGGCACCTGTGCTGATAGCTACTCCTTTGTGTTCTCCCGGGACCCCAAGGGATTGCCTCCAGATGCACTGAAAATTGTCAGACAAAGGCAGATGGATCTGTGTTTggacagaaaatacagagtTATCACTCATAATG GATTTTGCTCTTAA